Within the Vibrio tasmaniensis genome, the region GGCTTACGAGCTCCAGACCACGGAGCTCTAACACCATGGCGCTTTGTTATCGCGCAAGGCTCAGGGTTACAGAAGCTCTCTGATATTTTGGTTCGTGCGGCACAAGCTGACGAGAGCGAAGAAGCGGTTATCGAGAAAGTTAAAAAAGCGCCGTTTCGAGCTCCTATGGTGATTACTATCATCGCAAAGGTAATCGAGCACGAGAAAGTGCCTGCATTCGAACAACACCTATCTGCGGGTTGCGCTGCACAGGCGATGCAAATGGCGGCTGTCGCGCAAGGTTTCCAAGGTTTTTGGCGTTCAGGTAAGTGGATGTTCCACCCAGAAGTACACCAAGCGTTTGGCCTAGAAGGCGACGATGAAATTGTTGGTTTCCTATACCTAGGCACTCCGGGCTGTACGCCAATGAAAGCGCCAGAACGTGACTTCTCAAAGTTCGTCGAGTTCTTATAGAGAAAGTTGAAGCTTGAATAGTGGAATGCTAACTGTATAAACAACCAGTTTTCCTTGATTTATTAGGGCCACATTAGATAATGTGGCCCTAATTGTTTGTAGCACCTGGAAAAACATGTCTCGTCTTATTATTGCTGAAAAACCAAGCCTAGGCCGCGCGATCGCCGCTGCACTACCGAATCCACAGAAGAAAGACCAAGGGTTTATCAAATGTGGCAATGGGGATGTGGTGACTTGGTGTATTGGACACTTATTGGAGCAGGTTGAGCCAGACGCTTATGACGACCGTTATAAGAAGTGGAACTTAGCCGATCTTCCTATTGTGCCAGAGCAATGGCAACTAAGACCTCGTAAGACGTCAAGCAAACAGCTCACGGTGATCCGAAAGCTATTGAAAGACGCGACACAAATTGTTCATGCAGGAGACCCGGATAGAGAAGGGCAACTGCTAGTCGATGAAGTGATCGACTACTGCAAGGTATCTAAGACCAAGAAAGAGTCGATGGACAGGCTGCTGATCAGTGATTTGAACTTGCCAGCGGTAAAGCGTGCGCTCTCTCAAATGCGCAGTAACCGCGATTTTATCCCACTGTCTATTTCCGCTTTAGCACGCTCTAGAGCCGATTGGCTGTATGGCATGAATATGACCCGAGCTTACACCTTGCTTGGTCAAAAGGCGGGTTACCAAGGCGTGTTGTCGGTAGGGCGAGTGCAAACGCCTGTACTTGGTTTGGTCGTAAGGCGTGATGAAGAGATCGAAAACTTCATTCCTAAAGATTACTTCACTCTGCACGCTTTGATCCCTTATCAAAACAACGGCCAGAGCTTTGATATTCGCGCGCGTTGGAAACCAAGCGAAGCATGTAAACCATGGCAAGATGAAGAAGGCCGCGTGCTCAATCGAAAGCTGGTTGAGAATGTTGCTAACCGAATTGCTAATCAGCCTGCAACGGTGACGGAATCAGAGCAAAAGCAAAGCAAACAAGCGGCACCACTCCCTTATTCGCTGTCAGCTCTGCAGATTGATGCGTCTAAGCGTTTTGGTATGAGCGCTCAACAGGTACTCGACACTTGTCAGTCATTGTATGAGAAACACAAACTCATCACTTACCCACGTTCTGATAGCCGCTATCTACCTAAAGATCATTATTCGCAACGAGAGTCAGTCGTGGATGCTATCGCCAATAATGCGAAAGAGCTGCAAAGTGGTGCGCAAGGCGCGGATCTTTCTCTTAAATCCAAAGCATGGAACGACAGTAAGGTCGATGCTCACCACGCGATAATCCCAACGCCGAAGAAATCAGCGGTGAATGGCCTATCTGCCAATGAGATGAAAATCTATCAGCAAATCGCCCGCCAATATCTGATGCAGTTCTACCCACCTGCTGTTTTTGCGGATGCTAAGTTGGTTTTTGATATCGCTGGTGGTGTGTTCATCGCGAAAGGGCGTCAGCTTATCAACCCAGGTTGGAAGGTGTTGATGGGAAAAACGGACACCGAAGAGAAAGGCGATGGCACAGATACGGTTCCTCCGCTGGATAAAGGAACGGTGCTGACGTGTCGTGAAGGTATTATTGGCGATAAGAAAACCGAGCCACCAAAACACTTTACCGAAGCGACCTTGTTACAAGCTATGACCGGTATTGCGCGCTTTGTGGCAAACAAAGACCTTAAAGCTATTTTGAAAGAGACCGATGGCCTTGGAACAGAGGCAACTCGTGCGGGCATTCTAGATACTTTGTTCAAAAGACAGCTACTAACTCGACAAGGTAAAAGCATTCATAGCAGCCCTGCGGGGAGAGGTTTGATTAATGCCTTGCCTGAGGACTCGACCTTTCCCGATATGACCGCTCACTGGGAGCATCAGTTACAAGGTATGGCTGAACGAAACCAAGCGTATCAGCCCTTCATGCAAGAATTAGAAAGCAAGATCGACGGCTTGATGGGCAAGGTAAAAACGGGTGAAGTTCCTGAATCCCTGCGTCATCTTCCTAAAGTTGAAAGACCTGCCTTTAAACGTCGCAAAGCTGGTGGGACAAGGAAGAAGACTTACGCGAAGAAAGGCGCTAAAAGTTAATCAGTTAGAAACTGAAAGCTAACAACACCCATTATTGATATTGGGAATCAAGATTAACGACCTACCTTGCGTCCGCAGCGCTTAAACAACGTCTGCCAGTAATCAACATGGCGACGGGTTGATGCTCGAAAGGCTTGATGTGCATCTTGGATAGGAAAGTAATAGCTGTGTAGTTCAGGTTGCGCGTCAAACATACCAAGTTGCGGGGCTAACTGTTGATAATAGCCATCCAATTGTGCCATGTAAGGCTGAACCTTGCCAATGTATTGCAGCTCAAACACATTGTTGAGATATCTAAACTTGGTCGTGTCTCGCTGTTTGCCACAGATGATGCTGGCATCAAAAGTTGTGAGTTGTTGGGTGATGGTATCCAGTTCGGCCGAAGCACGAGATAGTGAGTAGTACAAATCCCCAAGGGTTGAACTCTTCTCTAATATTTCTTGAACCTCAGTAGTCTTGCCGGAAACGAGCGGTGTGTTTAACGCTTGATTTATGTGCTCTAGCGCGTCACTTGTCTGTCGTACTTGTTCGCCAATATCGGCACGTAACCACTGGCTACCACGCATTTGCGACTGCATGGCTTCACTGGCATAGATGAGATTCCATTGGTGCAGTGGAAATTGTGCGAGTTTTTGTTGCTCGATTTCTCTGAGTAATTCTACAATCTCAGGATCTAATTCGTTATTAGATAAACATTGACCAACACCTTCCAGTAGAGCGACTTGATAATCGTAATTTCGGAACTCGTCGGCGACTTTTCCAAGTACGGAGTTTCTTTCTGCAATCAGGTTGAATAATCCGCATTGTCGAAGTTGATAGCTGTCGATAAGCCCGATAGAGAGCGAAGGAACTTCAATAAACAGTTCTCGCTTTCTCGGTAAGCTGTCGAGATCCCAGTCTTCCTGTATCTCGTCAGCATCTTGCACGTTGGCTATTTTGGCCTGATAGTCGTCGAAGTAGTTCTGTGGGCTGTCATCGAAACATCCAGCTAGCACCATTGTTAGACACAAAAGTGTTGAACGTACGAGCAAGCTTGAGATAACGCGACGACCCATGTGACGGCTACCAGTCTATTTCGCTACCATCGAAATTAAAGAAGTGACCACTCACTTCAGTATTCGATGACTCTATTACAGTCACAAGGCCTTTAGCTGAAGTCTCTGTATCAATAAGAGCATTAGGTCCGCCCATTTCCGTCTGTACCCAGCCTGGATGCAGAGCTAATACAGTGAAGCCATTATCGGTCAAGTCGTTACTTAAGCTCTTCACAACGGAGTTTAAAGCGGCTTTAGATGAACGATAGATGTAGCCTCCGCCTGATGTGTTTTCAGACATGCTACCCACTCTAGACGAAAGACAGGCGATCTTTTTGACGTCACTACTTTCTATAAGAGGTAATAGAGTCTCGACAAGCTTCAATGGGGCAATTGTGTTGATTTCAAATACACGACGCCACTCTTCGACATCGGTATTACCCAGACCGTAACCTTTAGGGCCATAGTAGCCAGCGTTGTTGATCAAGATATCAATCGACTCTATTTGCGAGGGGAGTTGTTCTACTGCTTGATAATCGGTTATTTCTAATTGAATGCAGGTCAGGTTGCTACTGTGCTCTGCGAGTGAGAGCAGTTCTGTTGCTGAAGAGGCGTCACGATACGTTGCGTACACCTTGTGATTACCTTTCAAGTATTGTTGAGTCAGACTTAAGCCTATGCCGCGGTTCGCTCCAGTAATAAAAATAACGCTCATGGTGAGTCCTTTTCAGTTCAATTAGTTAAGTTTGATGGCTTAACACGAGAAAATCAACGCTCCACCAACTGGCTATTAGCATTCCTACAAAAATCATTACTGCTGCTGTTGAGCCGCAGATCACACCACAGATGAGTATTACGTTTTTCATTGTTGTCTCTGGAATTAATTGAAGGTAATGATAATTATTATCATTAATTAAGGTTGTCGCCAAGTCTGAGACTGTTATGATTTTGAGAAAGATACGCAATTTACTTGATTATGATTCCTTTAATTTACCACCCAATCTATTCGCAGTTACCTTTACCAGAAGGTCATCGTTACCCAATCAACAAATATCAGTTGTTACACAGTGCTGTTGAGGCGCTAATGGATAGCGATCCACAATGGGGTAATGCATTCGAAATGTTCCAGCCAATGCCTGTTTCGGTAGAACAAGTAAAGCAGGTGCACGATGGTGAATATGTCGATTTGCTGGTTTCTGGAAATTTGCCTGCAGCAAAAATGAGACGTATCGGTTTTCCGTGGAGCGAACAGCTTATAGAAAGAACACTCTATTCAAGTGGTGGAACCTGCTTGGCTGCAGAAATGGCCATCGAGAGTGGTTTGGCGATTCATTTGAGTGGTGGTTATCATCACGCACACCATGATTTTGGTAGCGGCTTTTGCTTGTTGAACGATCTGGTTTTAGCGGCAAAACATGCGCTGACCTTTGAACATATCGATAAAGTGCTTATCGTCGACAGCGATGTTCATCATGGTGACGGCACAGCAACTCTTTGCCAAGAGAAGGACGACATCATTACTCTTTCTTTCCACTGCGATAAGAACTTCCCTGCGCGTAAACCTCTATCTGATTTAGATGTGCCACTAAGCCGTGAAACAGAAGATAAAGAATTTCAGCGTTGTTTTGAACAAGTCACTAAGTTAGCGATTGCTCACCATCAACCTGATCTGATTATTTATGATGCGGGGATCGATATCCATCAAGATGACGAACTGGGTTATTTGAATGTTTCAACGCAAGGGATATTTAAACGCGATTGTTTCATGATTGAATTAGCGAAATCAGAGTCTATTCCAATGGCGTGCGTAGTGGGCGGTGGGTATCGTACTCAGCACCAAGATCTGGTGCCGATTCATATGCAGTTATTGAAGGCGGCATTTGCTGTCAGCAGTTGAACGGTGAACTTGTGCGATCTCCAGATACAAAAAAGCCGCTGATTTCTCAGCGGCTTTCTTTAATGTGGTGGAGGGATAGGGATTTGAACCCTAGAACCGCTATTAACGGTTGCCGGTTTTCAAGACCGGTGCTTTCGACCACTCAGCCATCCCTCCAGTGCTGCGAATAATATAGTGGGGCGATTCGCTTGTAAATACCCTTATTAACTGACTGCTTTTTTTATGAACAAGTTTGTGTGTTTTTATATGGCCAGAGTGAAAATATATCGAAAAATGTTCCTGATCGCTTCGATTTAGAGGAATAGATATCGTTTGAGAAAGGAAGGTGGAAAAAGGGTTTCATACAACAAATGTGAAAAACGTCATTAAGATCGACGCCTTCGCTTGTTGGTGCTTAGCCATCACTCCTCATTAGGGTTAACTTGCCTTTGTTGTCTATAAGATTCATAATAAATGCATCTTATAGAGTGAAATATCCAACATGCATATCACACGTTACACTGATTATTCCCTACGCGTTCTGATCTATTTAGCGATCAACAACCAATCTCTTAGCACTATTGGCGATATTGCTAACAGTTATGGCATTTCTAAAAACCATTTAATGAAGATCGTTCAGCAACTCAACCTCAAAGGACACTTGATCGCCACAAGAGGCAAAAATGGTGGTTTGAAACTCAGTTGCCATCCAAGTCAGATCAACATAGGTACGTTAGTTCGAGAGTTAGAAGACAAGCGTAACTTGGTTGAGTGTTTTGGCGAGGGTAATAGCTGTGTCATTACACCAAATTGCCAGTTAAAAACTATCTTTGCTGAAGCCCAAGAGTGTTTTTACAAAAGCTTAGACGCTTATAGCTTGCAAGATCTCCTCGGCGAAGGGCACAGCTACAAACTAGGGCAACTTTTGGCGGTTGACGTTATTTAAGCAAGCAAGTTTTGTTTACTCACTAGGTTTACGATGATGAAAGATTTAAATCACTCCTCTAACAATGGCGTTTCAATGACGGCATTTTTTGAGATCGCGTTTCGACCGTTTTTTTTGTTTGCATCACTTTTTAGTATTGCTGCTCTAGTTGGTTGGGCCGCGTTTTGGAATGGTAGCGCAACTCTGAATGTTTATGGCGGAGCAATGTGGTGGCATATTCATGAAATGTTATTTGGCTTTGCAGCCACTGTCGTGGTTGGTTTTCTACTGACGGCCGTACAAAACTGGACGGGTGTCCGCAGTATTAACGGACGCGGGCTAATGATACTTCTGGCTATCTGGTTGTGTGCGAGAATAGCAATGTTCCTGCCTAGTGTGTTTAGCCCTTGGTTGGTGGCTGCGCTCGATTTACTGTTTTTGCCTATCGCTGTCATTTACCTTGCTCACAATATTGTCAGTGTGAAGCTTTGGCGAAACCTGTTGTTCGTTCCTATTTTGCTGCTAATGACTGTTGCCAATGCGGCGATGCACTATGGTGTTCTATTTCAGCAGCCAATCTTAATTTCACAAGCGAGCTCAAGCATGGTGCTGCTGGTGACTCTAATAATGTGCATTATGGGTGGACGAGTCTTTCCTATGTTTACCGCGAATGGCACACAGACCCCACGAACTCCTGCATTACCATGGCTCGAAAAGCTGAGCATAGTGAGCACGATTTTCGCCGTTGTGTTGAGCTTCGAGGTACTTCCAGTTCCACAAGATATCGTTGCTTCCGTGTTTATTGTCAGTGGCTTGGCAAATGCGATTAGGGCTGTAAGGTGGAAAATATGGGTGACTTTTAAGACTCCTCTCGTGTGGTCTTTACACTTAAGCTATTGGGCCATTTCGTTAGGGTTGGTCTTATATGGTGCTTCGATCATTTCTCCATTGGTCACACAATCACAAGCGATTCATGCCTTAACCGTTGGTGGAATGGGAGTGATGATCTTATCCATGATCTCACGTGTGTCTTTAGGGCATACTGGTCGAACTATTGCGATTGGTAAAATAATGACTGCGGCGTTAATCGCCATTGTTTTTGCCTTTATTGTTCGAGTGTTTGGTGGATACTTTATAGATAATATTGTCTCTATCATCACCTTATCCAGTGCCCTGTGGGTTGTCGCCTACAGTTGCTTCGTTGTGTTGTACTTACCAATTTTAATAAAACCAAGGGCTTAAATACCTCAAGACACCAAGCAGCCAATTTGGCTAATATTAAAGTTGCATTTAAAATGCATCTTTAATATTATGACCTTAATGAGTTACTTAAATACAATCAAAGAGAGCATAATTATGAGCTGTTGTGGCGGATGTGGTGGTTCAAACCACGAAGAAAAAGCAAATGAAGCTGAACAAAAAAAACAAGCAGAGCAGCAAGAGACTAAGCAAGAAAACGCTTAATTAGATCTGCACTCAAGCCAAATTTAAAAATCCAGAGACTTCGATGAAGCCTCTGGATTTTTTTGTTTTTATAGCTTTATGATGCGAGCTTGAAATCAACCTGAATACTATTCGAGTCTGCAGTGGATTCTGACTTTTTAGCGAAGAATGAAACCCAACGGGTATGCATCACCAGTTTCGTCATCTTGAATGAACGCGCTGCGTAGATAAGTGTGGGTTAAGGTTTGTATCGAGAGCCGGAATGCGGAAGAGAACATACATTGAGATAGGGTGATGATATTCAAACAACGGTAGAGCCGTATTAGGCTTGTGCGGTTGAAGATGTCTCGTGAGTCACCGATTTCAACCAAGTCATCGACAATACGATCTTTGGATACTGTTAGACATCAGATCTTAAACTTCGATTAACTTTACGCTAGATGCAAAAAAGCCGCTGATTTCTCAGCGGCTTTCTTTAATGTGGTGGAGGGATAGGGATTTGAACCCTAGAACCGCTATTAACGGTTGCCGGTTTTCAAGACCGGTGCTTTCGACCACTCAGCCATCCCTCCAGTGGCGTGAATAATATAAGGGGCAGAGGATCTTGTAAACCCTTAATTTTCATAATTTTGTTTTGTTGCTTGTTTTCTAATCATTCACGGTAATAAAAAAGGGAAGCCATTGGCTTCCCTTTTCCTTTTGATGATCATTTAGTCATTTTTGGTATAGAACCGCTGTAACTCAGTAAGGCCTTGCATCAACACTGGCAAGCGAGGGCTTACATCTTTCAGACGTTTGTAATTCTGATCGTACAATTTGTAGTTACCAAACTTATCTAACACCGTTGTTTGTTGGTCAGTAACAAGAGCAAGTTCACGTGAGTCTCCTGCAAGAATCCATTTTCTTCTACGCTCATCAAACAGGCTACGGCCACTACTGAAATCTGTAGGGTTCGAAGATACACCTAATAGCTCTTGCATTAGCGTGACTGACACATCTAGGTGACTAGAACGGTGAGTATATTCAGATGCTGATTTACCTGGCCACTTGATGAACAGAGGCACTTGTAGTTGGTAACGACTGTAATTGGAGTTTGCACCCCAACTGTTGGTTTTCGTCTCGTTAAATTCAGTACCGTGGTTAGAGGTAATGATAACCACAGTGTTGTCTTGAAGATCTAGGCGCTCCAACTCTGCGTAGATTTTCGCTAACTGAACATCCGCCGCTTGAGTCGATTTTTGGTAGTCTGCAGTAAAACGTTCAGCGGTAGGCAACGTTACATCTGTTTCGTAACTAGAGAAGTTATCGAGCGTTGTTAGTTCAATAAAGTTAAACCAAGGGCTTTTTGCTTGTGGTGATTGAACCCATTCAGACCAAGCTTGTATTGCGCTTTGGTCATCATCTGTTGCTTGCTCTGGGAGCGCATCACGGCCTCGGAAGATGACTTCCGGGTAAAGGGCGTCGTCAAAGTCATCACCGCTAAAAGCGGCAAGTGTATAATTGTGATGATCTAGCACATCGAGCAGTACCGCACTCGAACCTTGTGCTTTGATGCTGCTTGCGTAGCTGCTAGGAAGGCCATAGAACAATCCGAAAATACCAAACATGTCGTTACTTGAACTGTAGTGATTGGTGAAGTTGATTGATTTTTGTGCATAGGCATAGCTGCTTGGCATCGCAGTGCTATTGAGTGCATCAGCGCGAAGATTATTCACACTCACAAGTAGAATATTAAGATCAGCACTGCGGCGGTTGTATTGAATTTTTTCTAGCGGGTAGCTAACTAAGTTTACGTTCTCTTGGTTCGCTTCTAAACGCTGTAAATACTCTTCACGGTCTAATAGACCATGCTTTTCCATAAAGCTTTTTGCTGTCATAGGATAAGACAGTGGGAAGTTCGCTTTCTGGCTTGTAATTGGGTTGTAGAAATACGCATCAGCCCACATGTAGGTCAAGTGGCTGCTGATGAAACACAAGAAGAAGACGGCGGTAATAGGACGGCCAATGTGTTTATGAGACAGTTTACGTTGCTTACGCCAAACCCACTCAGACAGACCTAGCTGCAATAAGAAGATGAGTGGCATTACAATGAAGAGGTGCTGCAAATCAGAAGTGAGTGCAGACTCCTCTCCACTGAATAAAACCTCCCACACGACAGGTGTCAGGTGGAGGTTTATATTTTGATACGTTTGGGTATCAATCAGTAGGACAGTTAAACCTATGGTTGCGAAGATAACGGCAACCAAACGTAATAACTTCCTCGACGGAAGAATAAAAGTGAGTGGGAACAGCACTAATAGATAGAGCGCGAACACCAAAAATCCAAAATGACCAACCCATGATGCAGCCAAATAGAATTGACCCAATAGGGTTTCCGGCCAAGCAGATTGAGTAATATAACGAGTACCAATCAACATCGCAGCAATGATGTTGAAAAATGCAAACCAGTGGCCCCAACCTACCAGTCGAGATACACGATCGCTATATGAGTTTGCGCTGTCTACCATTTATAATTCTTTTTCCGTCAATCAAACTTAGTGAGACTTTTTATCTTCAAGAGAAGAAATTAAAGCTTCGGCAAATTTTTCAGCAATTCCTTTGCGTTGTGAAGCAGCAACGTTCTGATTTAAGACATTGGTTGCGATATTTCCAGCGATCATCAATGAAAGCTCAGGTGAAGCTTTGTGCTTAGTCAGTACAGCACCTACTTCAGCTAGGATTTTTTCAACTTGATCATCTGTGTATTTAGATATAATCGGCATAAGGACTCTAATAATGATAGTAAAAGCGGCTTATGATAACCTACTATGCACAACAACTGAAACCTGAACGGTAATATTTTCACTATGAGCCTTCACCTTTCCAACGTAATTTTACACCAGCTAAGCAAGAACGATCAGGAAGAGCTGATTGTTAACTATCGTGCTGAATCCCTAGAAAACGATACTGCATCTGAAAACCTAGTCGCTGAACTTCACCGAGTTTTTAATTCAAAAGCAGGTAAAGGATTTGGTTCTTTCAAATCCGACAGCGAGTTCCAGAAGTCGTTGCATGAATTTCGAGCTGGAGAGCAAAGTTTTTATGATTTCTCTCAAAAAAGTGCGCTACGTCTAAAAGATGAGCTTTCAAAGTATCCTTTTGCTGATGAAGGCACTTTGGTACTGGCTGAGTATCAATCTTTGGCGACAGACTACCTTTTCATCGGACTACTGCCTTCAAACCAAAGTTTGAAAGTAACTGAAGGGCTAGATATTAGTGCGACGGATTACCTTGATATCTCGAAGATGGATATTGTTGCGCGCCTTGATCTTTCAACATACGACACAGACAAAGAGTCAAACCGTTACCTTACTTATATTAAAGGGCGCGTTGGTCGTAAAGTCGCTGACTTCTTCTTAGACTTCCTTCAAGCAGAAGTAGGCTTGGATGCTAAGCAGCAAAACCAAGTATTGATGCAAGCGGTAGAAGACTTTGTTTCTGACTCTAAGTTAGAGAAAGAGGAAGCGATCAGCTATAAAAAACAAGTAGCGGATTACTGTAACGAACAGCTTAAAGCGGGTGATGAAGTTCAAGTTCGTGAACTTTCTGGAGAATTGCCAGCAAGCACAGATGGTACAAGCTTCTTTGACTATACTAGTGAGCAAGGCTACGAGTTAGAAGACAGTTTCCCAGCAGACCGCGCAACTATGCGTAAACTAACAAAATTTGTTGGTGCTGGTGGCGGTTTGAATGTTAGTTTTGATAGTCTGCTTTTAGGTGAGCGTATCTTCTACGATCCAGAGACAGACACGCTAACCATTAAAGGGACGCCACCGAACTTACGTGATCAACTGACTCGCAATAAGTCATAGTTCGAAGTGATTAGGTAGCAAGCGACAGCAGGTTGTTGTCGCTTGTTTATGTTTAGCAACATAATGGTTTAGAGTTCGCATGAACAAGGAATATCGATGGAACAATCAGTAGCAAAGCCCAATCGCTTTAAAAGACCAGCAACTTTTTTGGTTGCACTTTTGGCTCTGTGGCTACTTCCTTCACTGGCTCTCCTTAATCTAAGTCGTTCTTACTCTCACTCGCTCGCTCAAATTGAAGAACTCGGTATTCGCGTTAATGAATTGAGGCAATCGCTTTATTTCTCTGAGCCGCTGCGAGTCTCCCGTATTAATGATTTAGCACTCGATGCTCAGTTAGTTTATTCGATCCGACTGCAGATTGAATCTGATTTTCAACATGCCTTGTTTCGCCCTGATGTGAACCAACTGCTTTACGTTGCTGATCAATTCCTAGAAAAATTTGATGAATTCATTCCGATAGAGAGCCAGGTACAAGATATCGTCGATAACATTAAAATGTTGCGCACAGATACTGAACTTTCCCCTAAGCTAAAGCCTCTACTCAACGAATTTGGTGTCGTCGTTTTTGAAGCTATGTATTCCGATAACCAAAGTTCATCAGCGACTTATCGCGCCTTCGATTCCATTCTTGAAAAATCTTACTCATTAAAATCTGAAGAGCAAGATGCACTTCAACAGTTACTGGCTGATGCTTCAACATTACTGAGTGATTACGCTCAGCTCAATTATTTAGTCGATAAAATCAAGAAGAATTCAGTAAACGAACAGATCATTAAACTTGAAGATCAGTTCCATGGACGTCAGTACACTCTTTTATTGGTCATGCTAGGTTTAAGCTTAGTGGCAATGATTGCGTTAGTGTTGTGGAGCGTTAGATCCTCCAAATTCATTAAAGGAGCTGCTCTATCTTCTTCTCGCAACAATACGCCTTCTCACGACACTACAGCTTCTTGTAGCGATATTGCTTCTTCTGCGGTGACGCCACCAAGTGATGACTCTTCCGTATTAGATATTACGCCAGCGAGTCAACATTCTGATGCCCAACCTCAGCAGAGTTCCAGCGTGACAAGCCAGCGATCTATTGTACAACAACCTATTTTACAAGAGCCTATTCCACAAGTTCCGGTTCAGAAAAATTCTATTCAGCAAACCCCAACTCAGCGAACACCAGAACAGGTGCAAGAGCCAGAGAAGCACATTGCCAGTGTGACGGATTCAAAGCCAGCGATTGATATTGAAGAGATGCTAGAGACTCTCGATGGCGATACCGAATCTGTTGAATTGTTGCTCGGGGTCTTTGTCGAAGATCACGCTGATGACTACACCAGATTCAAATCTCTACTCATCAAGGATGAAACCTCTGCGGCTCGCATTGTGCACAGCTTAAAAGGTGTGGCTGGCAGCATCAAAGCGTCTCGGCTAGCGATCATTGCTGCGACTATTGAAATGACAATGAAGCAGTCCAGAGCCATCAGCGAGCACGATTTAGCTGAACTAGAGCTGGCAATCAAAGCCTCTGTGGATTCTGCTCATGACTATTTAAATACCCAAGGTTAACTTTTGTAATTTTTTGACAATACTCTGACGAAGCGCTCATACAATCCGCGCCCTTAGTCTTTGTTAGAGGTTTATATGTCACGAGTTTCGAGTCGAAATTGGATAGTGTTGGTGCTTAGCATTGTGCTAAGTGGTTGTTCTCTCTTGGAAGTTAAGCTAGATAGTCAAACGACGCCTCTTACTCAGCAAGAGTTACAGGCTCGGATCATGACGCGTGAATACGCCAAGATGTTTTTTACACGAGTAGAAGACTCGGCCGATCTCATTGCGCAATCTTACCCTGCTGATGACACCTTACATCAATCTTATGTGTTGCTTTGGAAGATCCACGCAGAGCAGGGACTTCAACAAGCGGCTTACCAAAC harbors:
- a CDS encoding NAD(P)H nitroreductase → MDALDLLLNRRSIAKLSDPAPEGVALENIIKAGLRAPDHGALTPWRFVIAQGSGLQKLSDILVRAAQADESEEAVIEKVKKAPFRAPMVITIIAKVIEHEKVPAFEQHLSAGCAAQAMQMAAVAQGFQGFWRSGKWMFHPEVHQAFGLEGDDEIVGFLYLGTPGCTPMKAPERDFSKFVEFL
- a CDS encoding DNA topoisomerase III, which codes for MSRLIIAEKPSLGRAIAAALPNPQKKDQGFIKCGNGDVVTWCIGHLLEQVEPDAYDDRYKKWNLADLPIVPEQWQLRPRKTSSKQLTVIRKLLKDATQIVHAGDPDREGQLLVDEVIDYCKVSKTKKESMDRLLISDLNLPAVKRALSQMRSNRDFIPLSISALARSRADWLYGMNMTRAYTLLGQKAGYQGVLSVGRVQTPVLGLVVRRDEEIENFIPKDYFTLHALIPYQNNGQSFDIRARWKPSEACKPWQDEEGRVLNRKLVENVANRIANQPATVTESEQKQSKQAAPLPYSLSALQIDASKRFGMSAQQVLDTCQSLYEKHKLITYPRSDSRYLPKDHYSQRESVVDAIANNAKELQSGAQGADLSLKSKAWNDSKVDAHHAIIPTPKKSAVNGLSANEMKIYQQIARQYLMQFYPPAVFADAKLVFDIAGGVFIAKGRQLINPGWKVLMGKTDTEEKGDGTDTVPPLDKGTVLTCREGIIGDKKTEPPKHFTEATLLQAMTGIARFVANKDLKAILKETDGLGTEATRAGILDTLFKRQLLTRQGKSIHSSPAGRGLINALPEDSTFPDMTAHWEHQLQGMAERNQAYQPFMQELESKIDGLMGKVKTGEVPESLRHLPKVERPAFKRRKAGGTRKKTYAKKGAKS
- a CDS encoding DUF3080 domain-containing protein; translation: MGRRVISSLLVRSTLLCLTMVLAGCFDDSPQNYFDDYQAKIANVQDADEIQEDWDLDSLPRKRELFIEVPSLSIGLIDSYQLRQCGLFNLIAERNSVLGKVADEFRNYDYQVALLEGVGQCLSNNELDPEIVELLREIEQQKLAQFPLHQWNLIYASEAMQSQMRGSQWLRADIGEQVRQTSDALEHINQALNTPLVSGKTTEVQEILEKSSTLGDLYYSLSRASAELDTITQQLTTFDASIICGKQRDTTKFRYLNNVFELQYIGKVQPYMAQLDGYYQQLAPQLGMFDAQPELHSYYFPIQDAHQAFRASTRRHVDYWQTLFKRCGRKVGR
- a CDS encoding SDR family oxidoreductase, with product MSVIFITGANRGIGLSLTQQYLKGNHKVYATYRDASSATELLSLAEHSSNLTCIQLEITDYQAVEQLPSQIESIDILINNAGYYGPKGYGLGNTDVEEWRRVFEINTIAPLKLVETLLPLIESSDVKKIACLSSRVGSMSENTSGGGYIYRSSKAALNSVVKSLSNDLTDNGFTVLALHPGWVQTEMGGPNALIDTETSAKGLVTVIESSNTEVSGHFFNFDGSEIDW
- a CDS encoding histone deacetylase family protein, which produces MIPLIYHPIYSQLPLPEGHRYPINKYQLLHSAVEALMDSDPQWGNAFEMFQPMPVSVEQVKQVHDGEYVDLLVSGNLPAAKMRRIGFPWSEQLIERTLYSSGGTCLAAEMAIESGLAIHLSGGYHHAHHDFGSGFCLLNDLVLAAKHALTFEHIDKVLIVDSDVHHGDGTATLCQEKDDIITLSFHCDKNFPARKPLSDLDVPLSRETEDKEFQRCFEQVTKLAIAHHQPDLIIYDAGIDIHQDDELGYLNVSTQGIFKRDCFMIELAKSESIPMACVVGGGYRTQHQDLVPIHMQLLKAAFAVSS
- a CDS encoding RrF2 family transcriptional regulator gives rise to the protein MHITRYTDYSLRVLIYLAINNQSLSTIGDIANSYGISKNHLMKIVQQLNLKGHLIATRGKNGGLKLSCHPSQINIGTLVRELEDKRNLVECFGEGNSCVITPNCQLKTIFAEAQECFYKSLDAYSLQDLLGEGHSYKLGQLLAVDVI
- a CDS encoding NnrS family protein, with translation MKDLNHSSNNGVSMTAFFEIAFRPFFLFASLFSIAALVGWAAFWNGSATLNVYGGAMWWHIHEMLFGFAATVVVGFLLTAVQNWTGVRSINGRGLMILLAIWLCARIAMFLPSVFSPWLVAALDLLFLPIAVIYLAHNIVSVKLWRNLLFVPILLLMTVANAAMHYGVLFQQPILISQASSSMVLLVTLIMCIMGGRVFPMFTANGTQTPRTPALPWLEKLSIVSTIFAVVLSFEVLPVPQDIVASVFIVSGLANAIRAVRWKIWVTFKTPLVWSLHLSYWAISLGLVLYGASIISPLVTQSQAIHALTVGGMGVMILSMISRVSLGHTGRTIAIGKIMTAALIAIVFAFIVRVFGGYFIDNIVSIITLSSALWVVAYSCFVVLYLPILIKPRA